In Anaerobacillus isosaccharinicus, one genomic interval encodes:
- a CDS encoding HesB/IscA family protein gives MLVISEIAADKIKEMLAEQQEEGQKLYLRVGVKGGGCSGLSYGMGFDADVKEDDLHSDHHGVAVIVDKESAPMLDGVQIDFKQNMMGGGFTIDNPNAIATCGCGSSFKTATNEGTPEEC, from the coding sequence ATGCTTGTCATTTCAGAAATAGCAGCAGACAAGATTAAAGAAATGCTTGCTGAGCAGCAAGAAGAAGGACAAAAATTATATTTGCGAGTTGGTGTTAAAGGTGGAGGCTGTAGTGGTCTTTCATACGGAATGGGTTTTGATGCCGATGTAAAAGAAGATGATCTTCATTCAGATCACCATGGTGTAGCTGTCATTGTTGATAAGGAAAGTGCACCAATGTTAGATGGAGTTCAAATTGACTTCAAACAAAACATGATGGGCGGCGGGTTTACAATTGATAACCCTAACGCCATTGCAACATGTGGTTGTGGATCTTCATTTAAAACTGCGACAAATGAAGGAACACCTGAAGAGTGCTAA
- a CDS encoding YuzD family protein, with the protein MSNPVKIYVYGAEVKCASCVNLPSAIDTFEWIEAALSRKYPENNFEYIYVDLNAPTNDVEKEMSERIVDEDLFYPVVVINEEIVAEGNPRLPDIYKKIEELQGA; encoded by the coding sequence TTGAGTAATCCTGTAAAAATATATGTTTATGGTGCTGAAGTGAAATGTGCTAGTTGTGTTAATCTACCATCGGCCATTGATACGTTTGAGTGGATCGAGGCAGCACTAAGTCGAAAATATCCAGAAAATAATTTTGAATACATTTATGTTGACCTAAATGCACCAACGAATGATGTTGAAAAAGAAATGTCTGAACGAATTGTAGATGAAGATTTGTTTTATCCCGTTGTTGTAATCAATGAGGAGATCGTTGCAGAAGGAAATCCGAGATTACCTGACATTTACAAAAAAATAGAGGAACTGCAAGGCGCGTAA
- a CDS encoding aspartyl-phosphate phosphatase Spo0E family protein gives MNRDGQQENYLQQIEILREKMVATALVYGINHPKVLWYSQQIDEKHNCILKQKV, from the coding sequence ATGAACAGAGACGGGCAGCAAGAGAATTACTTACAACAAATAGAAATACTGCGAGAAAAAATGGTTGCTACTGCTCTCGTGTATGGAATTAACCACCCGAAAGTGCTGTGGTATAGTCAACAAATTGATGAAAAACATAACTGTATTTTAAAACAAAAAGTTTAA
- the mqnE gene encoding aminofutalosine synthase MqnE has translation MSILTLDKKMQEIAEKVQHGQRLTMEDGLYLFETPDLLSVAQLANQVNEKKNGKNVYFIENMYINPTNVCEATCSFCHFKRKEGEEGAYTMSMDELLHYVEHRWNDNVREFHIVGGHNDQVPFDYYLDTIRTLKKHYPNCTIKAYTGAEIEFFARISGLSMEEVLKELIKAGLDTLPGGGAEILTERYRLKMSPDKASTDQWLYAHELAHGLGLKTHATMLYGSIETEEERLIHMDRLRQLQDKTNGFMVFIPLAVQPKSVSASLKRRTSAFDDMRTLAISRLMLDNFDHIKAYWINIGVQLTQMALTFGSSDIHGTLIEERISHSAGATTSQGITRDELVHLIKGANKKPIERDTFYNIIKEY, from the coding sequence TTGTCTATTTTAACTTTAGATAAAAAAATGCAGGAAATTGCAGAAAAAGTACAACACGGCCAACGTCTAACTATGGAAGACGGCCTGTACCTTTTTGAAACACCAGATCTACTATCGGTTGCCCAACTTGCAAATCAAGTAAACGAAAAGAAAAATGGTAAAAATGTTTATTTCATTGAAAATATGTACATTAATCCTACTAACGTGTGTGAAGCAACGTGTAGTTTCTGCCACTTTAAGCGTAAAGAAGGAGAAGAAGGTGCCTATACAATGAGTATGGACGAGCTTCTTCACTACGTTGAACATCGTTGGAATGACAATGTTCGTGAATTCCACATTGTTGGTGGACATAACGACCAAGTACCGTTTGATTATTATTTAGATACAATTCGTACTTTAAAAAAGCATTACCCAAACTGTACAATCAAAGCTTATACAGGTGCAGAAATTGAATTTTTCGCCCGTATCTCAGGTTTATCAATGGAAGAAGTATTAAAAGAGTTAATTAAAGCTGGCCTTGATACACTCCCTGGTGGTGGTGCGGAGATTTTAACGGAGCGATATCGTTTAAAAATGAGTCCTGATAAGGCTTCTACTGATCAATGGCTTTATGCCCATGAACTTGCCCATGGATTAGGATTGAAAACTCATGCAACCATGCTTTATGGATCAATTGAAACCGAGGAAGAACGTTTAATTCATATGGATCGCCTCCGTCAGCTCCAGGATAAAACAAATGGCTTTATGGTATTCATCCCATTAGCAGTACAACCTAAGAGCGTCAGCGCAAGTTTGAAACGCCGCACGTCTGCGTTTGACGATATGCGTACTCTAGCCATTAGCCGTTTAATGCTGGACAACTTTGACCACATTAAAGCTTATTGGATCAACATTGGGGTTCAATTAACGCAAATGGCTTTGACATTTGGTTCAAGCGATATCCATGGAACATTAATCGAAGAGCGCATCTCCCACTCTGCAGGAGCAACAACTTCTCAAGGTATAACAAGAGATGAACTCGTTCACCTTATTAAAGGCGCAAACAAAAAACCAATTGAGCGTGATACGTTCTACAACATTATTAAAGAATACTAA
- a CDS encoding transposase, which produces MDMQLELLPYHYYNTLGFDVELIDYIDHVDDSIVLEKIKPLYKDGGRPPIDARTYFRMHYLYFTRPEITSFRELCRQLKDPKNQAWRNFIGTPNIKDVPVHSSLTHFRNTVTPEHFYKILFNLIGQALKLDDFLEPTLAGIDSRPVYAHVNGYKKKRCSCENKEICECEKTYSDPDAKVGVQRNKANQNKFFIGYRKHSIVCPSPSGPVVLLSIVLPPDTHDVDVLLPLVEKLKQIGDLKVDYLVADLGYFSEEDQAESFLKHDVAVVTEFKKNTIIPETCSTEGKPECEAGHPLLWDGFDKETNTSWFQADEEKCFSCPLEATCEKQFGFSFEESPFFYGPVPQGSELQKKMVKFRKQVELSFAHESNQLDSVMRHKKVPVKTTERVQSFFIMRDLFRLIQRMIKHVRETVLPKDHVETLQKLQEMQVEQLSLPIAS; this is translated from the coding sequence ATGGATATGCAGCTAGAACTGCTTCCCTACCACTACTATAACACACTCGGTTTTGATGTGGAATTGATAGATTATATTGATCATGTTGATGATTCCATTGTCTTGGAAAAAATTAAACCATTATATAAAGATGGTGGTCGACCACCTATTGATGCTAGAACGTATTTTCGTATGCATTATTTGTACTTTACACGTCCTGAGATCACGTCTTTTAGAGAGCTGTGTAGACAGCTGAAGGATCCTAAGAATCAGGCATGGCGTAACTTCATCGGCACTCCTAACATAAAGGATGTTCCTGTTCATTCGAGCTTGACTCATTTTCGTAATACCGTGACACCTGAGCACTTTTATAAAATCTTATTTAATCTGATTGGTCAAGCTCTAAAACTGGATGATTTTTTAGAACCAACTCTAGCAGGAATTGATTCTAGACCCGTCTATGCTCATGTGAACGGCTATAAAAAGAAACGGTGTTCTTGTGAAAACAAAGAGATTTGTGAATGCGAGAAAACGTATTCAGATCCTGATGCCAAAGTCGGTGTTCAAAGGAATAAGGCCAATCAGAATAAATTTTTTATCGGCTATCGAAAACATTCGATCGTTTGCCCCTCCCCCTCGGGACCTGTTGTTCTCTTGTCTATTGTTCTTCCTCCAGATACTCACGATGTCGATGTTCTTCTTCCGCTGGTAGAAAAACTTAAGCAAATCGGTGATCTGAAAGTAGACTATCTCGTAGCTGATTTAGGCTATTTCAGTGAGGAAGATCAGGCAGAGTCATTTCTCAAACACGATGTAGCTGTCGTCACGGAATTTAAGAAAAATACGATTATCCCGGAGACGTGTTCCACAGAAGGGAAGCCCGAATGTGAAGCTGGTCATCCACTACTTTGGGATGGGTTCGATAAGGAAACAAATACTTCTTGGTTTCAGGCAGATGAAGAGAAATGTTTCTCCTGCCCCCTAGAAGCAACTTGTGAAAAGCAATTTGGTTTCTCTTTTGAAGAAAGTCCTTTCTTCTATGGTCCTGTTCCACAAGGGTCGGAGCTACAGAAAAAGATGGTAAAATTCCGTAAACAAGTGGAACTTTCCTTCGCTCATGAATCAAACCAACTCGATTCCGTTATGCGACATAAAAAAGTACCAGTGAAGACAACGGAGAGAGTACAATCTTTTTTCATCATGAGAGATCTATTCAGGCTCATTCAACGGATGATCAAGCATGTTCGAGAGACAGTCTTGCCTAAAGATCATGTTGAAACTTTACAGAAATTACAGGAAATGCAGGTGGAGCAGCTATCCTTACCGATAGCCAGCTAA
- a CDS encoding NAD(P)/FAD-dependent oxidoreductase has product MVQDTNVYDITIIGGGPVGIFTAFYAGMRHASVKVIEAMPQLGGQLSALYPEKYIYDVAGFPKVRAQELVDSLVEQADQFKPTLALGQTVETVEKVDKDGESVFELTTSKGVHYSKTIIITAGVGAFQPRRIENEGADKYEGKNLHYFVNDLNIFAGEKVLISGGGDSAVDWALMLEEIADKVTIIHRRNQFRAHEHSVELLMNSEKIDVRTPYTISELFGDDEKINKVTISEVRGDKTETLDVDSVIVNFGFISALGPIKNWGLEIEKNCIVVNSKMETNVPGIYAAGDIATYDGKMKLIAAGFGEAPTAVNSAKNYIDPETAKAHAHSSSMFPQ; this is encoded by the coding sequence TTGGTTCAAGATACAAATGTATACGACATTACGATTATCGGTGGTGGACCTGTAGGTATTTTCACTGCTTTTTATGCTGGCATGAGACATGCCTCAGTTAAAGTCATCGAAGCAATGCCGCAATTAGGGGGGCAACTTTCAGCGTTATATCCAGAAAAATACATATATGATGTTGCTGGATTTCCGAAAGTTCGCGCACAAGAACTTGTTGATAGCTTAGTAGAGCAAGCAGATCAATTCAAGCCAACTCTAGCTTTAGGCCAAACTGTTGAAACAGTAGAGAAAGTAGATAAAGATGGCGAAAGTGTTTTTGAATTAACAACAAGTAAAGGCGTCCATTACTCTAAGACAATTATCATTACTGCTGGTGTCGGTGCATTCCAACCACGCCGTATTGAAAATGAAGGTGCTGACAAGTATGAAGGCAAAAATCTTCATTACTTCGTTAACGACCTGAACATTTTTGCAGGTGAGAAAGTACTCATTAGCGGTGGTGGGGACTCCGCTGTTGACTGGGCATTAATGCTTGAAGAGATTGCAGACAAAGTAACTATCATTCACCGTCGTAATCAATTTAGAGCACATGAGCACAGTGTTGAGTTGTTAATGAACTCTGAGAAAATAGATGTTCGTACACCTTACACGATCTCAGAACTTTTCGGTGACGACGAAAAAATAAATAAAGTTACGATTAGTGAAGTTCGTGGCGACAAAACAGAAACATTAGATGTTGATTCTGTTATCGTCAACTTTGGATTTATCTCAGCTTTAGGACCGATTAAGAATTGGGGCCTTGAAATCGAGAAAAACTGCATCGTTGTTAACTCAAAAATGGAAACAAATGTCCCTGGCATTTATGCTGCTGGTGATATTGCTACTTATGATGGAAAAATGAAACTAATTGCCGCTGGCTTTGGGGAAGCCCCTACTGCTGTTAATAGCGCAAAAAATTACATTGATCCTGAAACAGCAAAAGCTCACGCTCATAGCTCAAGTATGTTTCCTCAATAG
- a CDS encoding NAD(P)/FAD-dependent oxidoreductase yields MKHIVVLGGGYGGMRVIQKLLGSNKLQDIQITLVDKVPYHCLKTEYYALAAGTEADQHLRVTFPNDRRLVIKYGDVQAVNMDEKTVLFKNSEELLSFDQLVIGLGCEDKYHGIPGAEEHSLSIQSIRKARAAYQKIQDIGPGGTVSIVGGGLSGVELASELRESRPDIKVILFDRGKTVLSMFPEKLHTYVQKWLIDHGVTLVNQASITKLEENIVYNHGKPTFSDAIIWTAGIQANEVVRNLNVEKDAMGRAFLTKHHHIEGHKDIFIVGDCAALNHAPSAQLAEAQGEQIVMIMEKMHNNEPLPETMPKIKLKGVLGSLGKKHGFGVMGDRTLLGRVPRVLKTGVLWMYRYHTG; encoded by the coding sequence ATGAAACATATCGTTGTATTAGGTGGCGGCTATGGTGGGATGAGGGTTATCCAAAAGCTGTTAGGAAGCAATAAACTACAAGATATACAAATTACGTTAGTTGATAAAGTTCCTTATCATTGCCTTAAGACAGAATATTATGCTTTAGCTGCTGGTACAGAGGCGGATCAGCATTTGCGAGTTACCTTTCCTAATGATCGTCGCCTAGTGATAAAATACGGAGATGTTCAAGCAGTAAACATGGATGAAAAAACAGTTTTATTTAAAAATAGCGAAGAGTTACTTTCTTTCGATCAACTCGTTATCGGTTTAGGCTGTGAAGATAAATATCACGGAATCCCTGGTGCTGAGGAGCATTCATTAAGCATACAAAGTATTAGAAAAGCGCGTGCAGCTTATCAAAAAATCCAAGACATCGGCCCTGGTGGAACCGTTTCCATTGTTGGTGGTGGCTTAAGTGGCGTCGAATTAGCAAGTGAGCTTAGAGAAAGCAGACCTGACATCAAAGTAATTCTTTTTGATCGCGGAAAAACGGTTCTTTCGATGTTTCCAGAAAAGCTTCACACCTATGTTCAAAAATGGCTTATTGACCATGGTGTGACATTAGTAAATCAGGCATCAATTACAAAACTTGAAGAAAATATCGTCTATAACCATGGAAAACCAACCTTTTCTGACGCTATTATTTGGACAGCTGGAATTCAAGCAAACGAAGTAGTTAGAAATCTTAATGTGGAAAAAGATGCAATGGGTCGTGCGTTTTTAACAAAGCATCACCACATCGAAGGTCACAAAGATATTTTTATCGTTGGTGATTGTGCCGCATTGAACCATGCACCTAGTGCTCAATTAGCAGAAGCTCAAGGAGAACAAATCGTGATGATTATGGAAAAAATGCATAACAACGAGCCACTACCAGAAACAATGCCAAAAATTAAATTAAAAGGGGTACTTGGATCGTTAGGGAAGAAACACGGCTTTGGAGTTATGGGAGACCGAACTCTTTTAGGACGCGTACCTCGTGTTTTAAAAACAGGCGTGTTGTGGATGTATCGATATCATACTGGATGA
- a CDS encoding YuzB family protein: MRPIIEFCATNLASGTQKALEILEKDPDLDIVEYGCLSFCGKCSASQFALVNGEVVTGETTDELVKKIYAFIDENLVF; the protein is encoded by the coding sequence ATGAGACCAATCATTGAATTTTGTGCAACAAACTTAGCGAGTGGCACACAAAAGGCATTGGAAATTCTGGAAAAAGACCCAGATTTAGATATAGTTGAGTATGGTTGTTTAAGTTTTTGTGGAAAATGTTCTGCAAGTCAATTTGCTCTCGTAAACGGTGAAGTTGTTACGGGCGAGACTACTGATGAACTTGTTAAAAAAATCTATGCCTTTATTGACGAAAATTTAGTTTTTTAA
- the dapF gene encoding diaminopimelate epimerase, protein MHGLGNCYIYVNMFEEKLEESQLPSLAVKVSNVNTGIGSDGMILICPSDKAPIKMRVFNNDGSEAKNCGNGLRCVAKYVFENKLVTDKVFKIETLGGLVQAEVHLNENGEVHLITVDMGEPRLKRKDLPMLGEEESLVINEPFPVDEQTYLLTGVSMGNPHAILFVDDIEKSPVTTLGPKIEKHEKFPEWVNVEFVEVLSETELNFRVWERGSGVTQACGTGACAAVVAAILNNYSKKGREVTVHLLGGDLIINWTEAGNLLMTGPAEYICVGELV, encoded by the coding sequence ATGCACGGTCTAGGAAATTGCTATATTTATGTGAACATGTTCGAGGAAAAATTGGAAGAAAGTCAATTGCCGTCATTAGCAGTGAAAGTATCCAATGTTAATACAGGGATTGGCTCAGATGGAATGATCTTAATTTGTCCATCTGATAAAGCGCCGATCAAAATGAGGGTTTTTAATAACGACGGCTCTGAAGCGAAAAATTGTGGCAATGGCTTAAGATGTGTTGCGAAATACGTTTTTGAAAACAAGCTTGTTACAGACAAAGTCTTTAAAATTGAAACTCTTGGTGGATTAGTGCAAGCCGAAGTTCATCTAAATGAAAATGGGGAAGTTCACCTAATTACAGTAGATATGGGGGAGCCCCGACTTAAGCGTAAAGATTTACCGATGCTTGGGGAAGAAGAGAGCTTAGTCATCAACGAGCCATTTCCAGTTGATGAGCAAACCTATTTACTAACAGGCGTTTCTATGGGGAACCCCCATGCGATTCTATTTGTCGATGATATCGAAAAATCACCAGTAACAACATTGGGACCAAAAATTGAAAAACATGAAAAATTTCCTGAATGGGTCAATGTTGAATTCGTCGAAGTTCTTTCAGAAACAGAACTAAATTTTCGAGTGTGGGAGCGAGGCTCAGGTGTTACCCAAGCATGTGGAACTGGTGCCTGTGCAGCGGTTGTCGCAGCAATCTTAAATAACTATTCCAAAAAAGGCAGAGAGGTTACCGTCCATCTTTTAGGAGGAGACCTAATCATAAACTGGACAGAAGCAGGAAACCTACTAATGACAGGTCCAGCCGAATATATTTGTGTTGGTGAGTTAGTTTAG